The Desulfomonilia bacterium genome includes a region encoding these proteins:
- a CDS encoding pyruvate formate lyase family protein codes for MDTIQNPQTSEKPGIEQPSKKSKGLPPGKLKVLKIQRTCVHDGPGIRTTIFFYGCGLRCLWCQNPETLSARAETATDADYSIPGIMETVLRDRDYYYKTGGGVTLSGGDPLLQTPESLIPLLEQLIKEKIHIAVETSLHVPWDNIDKIAPYIDLFLVDLKIVGDDKLHKKFTKQDTSLIHENIKKLIDMNASVKFRMVMVPGYNDAESNIKAAAEFLKSHGHDSIELLKYHNMYEEKAKRLGIEQKSLNISNESALASVKAAVETFKSYGIKAECIDLDTTRHKAVFTQRVYDIQNAIRTSDHSLSFEVSNLKTDFYKKNGFNEPSYLHRAKRLEYVLKNKSVIVHPGELLVGNYTEKRRGAQVWEEHYGALLVSIIHQIHKQTPVSFQCSTKDKLTFYFKIFPFWLKHCLLMKVNKTFKDLRMMIARSSEMNAGFNNNMASIAHFVVNYERMLELGTTGIIKEIETMKKEKPENNQDFYDGAIITLKALEAWAERYADKLTEMSKTESDPARKKELEDMAAICRYVPKNPARTYHEALQSMMFIHIALCLETFENAISPGRLDMILNPYYERDKAAGIIDYEKAKELLALFIIKMDEAIFVNDGDTYLRVGRLFETMSTDQAVTAGGLGKDGKDATNDLTYALLDICELQPYAINMTARIHQDSPIEYLDRLAEVYINGAPMPALYNDELYIETLQKHYDTTVEDARNYAIIGCVEPNASDDHYGNTDCANMNVALPFLQALKGEENDLWNFDFWDEQEKIYTKFIEYNFSGDGKVSKFIFNNYMKARDFYKKMRTPAPNPPKSMDELMERFQTRLNHLATSILTDHQKIEAAIRKDFTTPLASSLSKNCIATGKDLNEGGAKFNSSGIQAVGITDVADSLHAIDVVVFKKKLYTIMDIINAINHDFKGEYYSQIREALLAVPKFGQDESQEAIDWVNRTLQVYINALAQVPNCTRNGIYAAGYYALNVSDVYGKKTPSLPSGRLKGVPLANSVAPHYGMEFGDLLSSLNSVAGVDFVKYAPNGTTVTFTIDSALFQGPGGVRNLASIFSTYFKKGGMQFQPNVIDKQILIDAYDHPEKYPFLLVRVAGYCAYFNDLSDDLKKIIINRTCYC; via the coding sequence ATGGATACGATTCAAAACCCGCAGACTTCAGAGAAACCTGGGATCGAGCAGCCATCAAAGAAGAGCAAAGGGTTACCCCCCGGTAAATTAAAAGTCCTTAAAATACAGCGCACATGCGTTCATGACGGCCCCGGCATCCGCACCACGATATTCTTTTACGGCTGCGGATTGAGGTGCCTGTGGTGCCAGAATCCAGAAACGCTTTCAGCCAGGGCCGAAACCGCAACCGACGCCGACTATTCGATTCCCGGCATCATGGAGACTGTTTTGAGAGACAGAGACTATTATTATAAAACAGGCGGCGGCGTAACTCTGAGCGGCGGTGACCCTCTCCTTCAGACCCCGGAGAGCCTGATACCCCTTCTGGAACAGCTTATAAAAGAAAAAATCCACATCGCGGTTGAAACCTCCCTTCACGTGCCCTGGGATAATATTGATAAGATCGCCCCTTACATAGACCTGTTCCTTGTTGATCTCAAAATCGTAGGAGACGACAAACTGCATAAAAAATTTACGAAGCAGGACACCTCACTGATACACGAAAACATAAAAAAGCTTATCGATATGAACGCCAGCGTCAAATTCAGGATGGTCATGGTGCCTGGTTATAATGACGCAGAGAGCAACATCAAAGCGGCTGCGGAATTTTTGAAGTCCCACGGCCATGATTCCATTGAACTTCTCAAATACCACAACATGTACGAGGAAAAGGCTAAACGACTGGGCATCGAGCAGAAGTCATTGAACATTTCAAACGAAAGCGCTCTGGCCTCGGTCAAGGCTGCCGTAGAAACTTTCAAATCATACGGCATAAAGGCGGAATGCATAGACCTGGACACTACCAGACATAAGGCGGTCTTTACACAGCGTGTCTACGACATACAGAACGCCATCAGAACCAGCGACCACAGCCTGTCCTTCGAGGTGTCCAACCTGAAAACCGATTTTTACAAGAAGAATGGTTTTAATGAACCTTCATACCTTCACAGGGCCAAACGACTTGAATATGTCCTTAAAAACAAGAGCGTTATCGTCCATCCGGGTGAGCTTCTGGTCGGCAATTATACCGAAAAAAGGCGCGGTGCGCAGGTTTGGGAAGAACATTACGGGGCCCTTCTGGTTTCAATCATCCACCAGATTCACAAACAGACCCCGGTTTCATTCCAGTGCTCAACGAAAGACAAGCTGACTTTCTATTTCAAGATATTCCCCTTCTGGCTGAAGCACTGCCTCCTGATGAAAGTCAACAAGACCTTCAAGGATTTGAGGATGATGATTGCACGCTCTTCAGAGATGAATGCCGGTTTCAACAACAATATGGCATCTATCGCGCATTTTGTAGTCAATTACGAGCGTATGCTTGAACTCGGGACAACGGGGATCATCAAAGAAATCGAGACCATGAAAAAGGAAAAGCCTGAGAATAATCAGGATTTTTATGACGGCGCAATCATAACCCTTAAAGCTCTGGAAGCATGGGCCGAGCGCTATGCCGATAAACTTACGGAAATGAGTAAAACAGAATCCGACCCTGCACGCAAAAAAGAGCTCGAAGACATGGCCGCAATCTGCAGGTATGTACCCAAAAACCCGGCGCGTACATACCATGAGGCGCTCCAGAGCATGATGTTCATCCACATCGCGCTCTGCCTTGAGACCTTTGAAAACGCGATATCACCGGGCAGGCTCGACATGATACTCAACCCCTACTACGAAAGAGACAAGGCTGCCGGTATAATCGATTACGAAAAGGCGAAAGAGCTTCTGGCTCTCTTCATAATCAAGATGGACGAAGCCATTTTCGTAAACGACGGAGATACGTATTTAAGGGTCGGAAGGCTCTTTGAGACCATGTCCACAGACCAGGCGGTAACCGCGGGCGGCCTCGGCAAAGACGGCAAGGATGCAACGAACGACCTTACTTATGCCCTGCTGGATATCTGCGAACTCCAGCCCTATGCCATAAACATGACTGCAAGGATTCATCAGGACAGCCCTATTGAATATCTTGACAGGCTTGCCGAGGTGTACATAAACGGCGCGCCCATGCCTGCGCTTTACAATGACGAGCTTTACATCGAAACGCTTCAGAAGCATTACGACACCACGGTTGAAGACGCCAGAAACTATGCGATAATAGGCTGCGTCGAACCCAATGCATCGGATGACCATTACGGGAACACCGACTGTGCGAACATGAATGTTGCGCTGCCGTTTTTACAGGCACTCAAAGGTGAAGAAAACGACCTGTGGAACTTTGACTTCTGGGACGAGCAGGAAAAAATCTACACCAAGTTCATCGAATATAACTTCAGCGGCGACGGCAAGGTTTCAAAGTTCATATTCAACAATTACATGAAGGCAAGAGATTTCTACAAGAAGATGAGAACACCGGCCCCGAATCCGCCAAAGAGCATGGATGAGCTGATGGAGCGCTTCCAGACACGTCTCAACCATCTGGCGACCTCCATCCTGACCGACCACCAGAAGATAGAAGCGGCAATCCGCAAAGACTTCACCACCCCCCTTGCCTCTTCCCTTTCAAAAAACTGCATTGCAACAGGAAAGGATCTGAACGAGGGCGGCGCAAAATTCAACAGCAGCGGAATTCAGGCCGTAGGCATCACGGATGTGGCGGATTCCCTGCACGCAATAGACGTGGTCGTTTTCAAGAAAAAGCTTTATACGATCATGGACATAATCAATGCCATCAACCATGATTTCAAAGGCGAATATTATTCCCAGATAAGAGAGGCTCTTCTTGCAGTGCCGAAATTCGGCCAGGACGAATCCCAGGAAGCAATCGACTGGGTGAACAGGACCTTACAGGTTTATATAAACGCGCTCGCCCAGGTGCCCAACTGCACGAGAAATGGCATATATGCAGCCGGCTATTATGCGCTTAACGTAAGCGACGTCTACGGCAAGAAGACACCGTCGCTGCCTTCAGGAAGGCTCAAGGGCGTGCCTCTGGCAAACAGCGTGGCCCCTCATTACGGGATGGAGTTTGGCGACCTCCTGTCATCACTCAATTCGGTTGCAGGCGTTGATTTTGTAAAATACGCACCGAACGGAACGACCGTCACATTCACAATTGATTCTGCCCTGTTCCAGGGTCCCGGCGGCGTTAGGAACCTGGCCAGCATATTCAGCACCTATTTCAAGAAGGGCGGCATGCAGTTCCAGCCAAATGTCATCGACAAGCAGATACTGATCGATGCATACGACCACCCGGAAAAATACCCGTTCCTTCTGGTCCGCGTCGCAGGTTACTGCGCCTATTTCAACGACCTGTCGGACGATCTTAAGAAGATAATCATCAACAGGACCTGCTATTGCTAG